TGGGCCCATAACATCACGTTTAGAAGGTGCATGCCGACCGGGACATTTTGATGGGGTTACCACGGTTGTTGCAAAACTATTTAATCTTGTTATGCCCAATCACGCGTTTTTTGGTCAAAAAGATGCACAACAGGTATTAGTTATCCGCAAAATGGTTCGTGACTTCAATATGCCCGTGATCATTCGAACAGTCCCAACAGTTCGAGAGAGTGACGGCCTGGCTCGAAGTTCAAGAAATATTCATCTCACCTCTAAGGAGCGTTCAGAAGCAATTTTGTTGTATCGGGCACTCTCAGTTGTCCATGAGCTGTTTCAGGGGGGGGAAGACCGCGTTGCGATGCTGAAAAACGCCATGGAAAAAACGCTTTCTAACGCACGAACCCTGCGGGTAGAATACATTGCCTTTTCAGATGAAGAATGTGCTTCTTACACTGCTACTGTTCCCCGTGGAAAAGGGGCGCTTTGTTCTTTGGCGGTGCGTATGAGTGAATCAGGAACACGCCTTATTGACAATATTGTGCTGGGGGCATTTCGTGTGTAAGCAAGGGCTATTTTTGCTCTGTTTTCTCTTGGGTACGGCCTATGCCATGGAAAGAGATTTCTCAATTTCCCTTGATATGGGACAAAGCAACCCCCTTGAGGCGGCGTTACAAGAAGGGGCTGAGGCAGCCTATGAAGTAAATTACCATGGGCTTACGCTGCTTGACAAGAGAGATCTTGATTCTGCAAAGGTGTATTTTGATTCGGCTCGTGCCATGCTCCCTTTTTATGCAGATGCAGAAAACAACTACGCGCTCGTACAGTATCGAAAAGGTGAAATAGAGACTCCGCGAAGAATTTGGCAATCCATTATATATCATGATAGCACTTACGCTCGAGCACATTATAATCTTGGGCTTCTTGCCTTTGAGCAGGAAGAGTATCATCGGGCTCATGATTTTCTCCGTCGTGCCGTGCGGCATCAAGATGATTTGGCACACGCCCATGCCTTGTTAGGACAGGTCCGTCAGAAACTTGGTCATCCCCAGGCTGTGCAAAGTTTTGAACGGGCTGTGCAAATTGATCCTTCGGATAGTTCCTTTGCGGAACAATACGTTTTTTCTCTCCTTGCGCAGGAAGATACAAGCTCTGCCAAAGATGTTTTGCGTCGTGATGAGCGGGCGTGGGCTCGAGCGCTTCGGGGCAAACTTTTAGTGAAGCAGGGAAGAGGTGCCACGGGGAGAATGTTACTTGAACCACTGTGGAATGAGGGGGATACAACCATCGTGCCGTATTTGGTTGAAGCCTATATTCAAGACGAAGCCTTCGAAGAAGTTGTCGCTTTGTATCAGGAGAAGGCGCATCTTTTTACATCTGATCTATTGCCCTCCCTATTTTATGCTAAATACTCCTTGGGTGATTTTGATGGGGCTGTGCAGCTGAAACACCTCGACGGGATTCAGAGTAAAGACGATGCACTTTTGCGAATTAATACTGCACAGATATATTATGAACGAGGGCAGACAGGTCGTGCCGTAGAGGTCCTTTCAGGGGTTCCTTCTGCGTATCACGGCGGGTTTTATTGGAGGGTTCATGGGGCTGTGATGTTTCAAAGGGGGAAGTTTGAACAGGCTGAAAGGTCTTTCCTAAGAGCCTTGGAAACAAGCGATGAACCACCTGCGGATATTTACACTTATCTGGGGCTTCTATACGTTCAAACTGGGCTGAAAGATCGAGCTCTTATACAGTTTGAGAAGGCCCTTGCCCTGAACCCCGATGACATCGATGCCGCCTTTGAAAGTGCGATCCTACGTGAAGAAGGGTTTTCGCGGGTACGCGAGCTTCTTGAAGAGCGGCTCTCCACAGGACAGGCACATCGGGCCGACTCGCTTCGTCTTGCCTATCTGTTACACCGGGATGGGCCTTCTGCTCGCGCCCGAGCGCTTACCGCAGGGTATGAAGCAACAACACCACAGGAGTTTTATCTTTTTCATCAGCTCTGTCAAGACTACGCTTCCCAAGATGCCTTGCAGTACTGCCTTGAGCGGCACAACCCCTTTTCATATCTTTCGGCACAGCAGATGCGCGATTTTCTTCGGCGCTTGAATCAAGCAGGGGAATACGCTGTGGCAACATCCTTTGGAGAACGGGAGCGAAGCCTCCAGCATCGGGGGGATTGGGAGATCTACTATATCCTTGGGTACTCCTGGTTTCGTCGTGGAGGATATGGTACGGCCCGTGCATATCTTCGACGAGCTCATGAAAAGAACCCAGAAGATCTTTATACGGCTTTTCTGCTAAGTGCTCTGATGGAGAAACACTCTGATAATGAGGCGGCTGAATTCGTCTGGCAAAGCTTTATTCCCACCGATAAACATGTCGAAGAGATGGCCACAGTACAGCAGTATCTCTTGAGATATAATCGGGAGGACACTCTCTCTACGCAAGCGCGTCAAACCCTTCGTGATCTCTCCCATGATGCCGTAGTTGATGTGGGGCGTCTGTATCTTGATTTTGGCGATACTGCACGGGTGTATGATATGGCATTTCTTTCCATACACACAGGTGCTCCCGTGGAGGAACTTCTGTCTACGGCGTTCTTTGCTGCTCGTGCTCAGAATGACACGGCGGTAGTCCATCGTCTGATGGACGCCACTTCCCCGGGACTTCTTGCCTATGAACGAGGTGTCTATTATCTCTCTCAAGGCGCATATGAACAAGCGCGCATGGCTGTACAGGATCTGCCTGACACAAGTGCAGGAAAAGCACGAGTGAAGATGCAGTCATATCTTCTCCATGGAGCCCGGGGTACGGCAGCGCAGTACCTGGACTCTCTCCGTGCACAGGGGGTGGAGAGTCTTCCTGTGGAAGAGCTGGAAGCTCTGTTGTCCGAAGCATTTATAATTGAATCTGATACGACAGTAATAACGCCGGAAGACTCAACGCTTCTCTATCAGCATATTCAGTCCATGGAGAAGCAGGGCGAGTGTACGAGGGTGATTCATCTTGTTCGGGCATATCTCTCTTTTTTTGAAGAAAAAGATCTCCTTTCGGTGCTTCGTCGAGCGGGAGCATGTGCCCGCGCAGATTCTCAATGGAAGGATGCTCACACTTTTTATATGCGAGCTTTCCGAGAAAGTGATGCCGCAAAGGATGCATATTATGCAAGTCGAGCATGTTATTTCCTTCAAGACCATGCGTGTGTAAAACACTATTATGATGCCGCACTCATGCGCGATTCAACCCTTCATGATTCCACCTTGGAAAGCGCTACTCATATAGCTGAAGGAGCAGAGTCTCTTCCTGTAGACACCCTGCTGGGTCGTCTCCATGATTTCCCCCTCGATACTCTGTATAACCGCGCTGTGTCGTTCCACCGTCGTGGGAATATCAGCGAAGCTGTCACGGTCTATGAGGCTATTACCCAGCGGGATAGCTCCTTTGTTCGGGCATGGAATAATCTCGGTGTAATAGCGGCAGATCGGGGAGAGGTTTCTAAGGCACTTACATTTTACACAAAAGCACTGACCAAGGGGCGTGGGCGTTCTGAGGCGTATAAAAACATTGTGGAGTTGTATCTCAGCTTGAATGACCACGATCAGGCTCGTATGTGGTTAAAAGAGGGGTTGAAGGCGTATCCTTCCGATTTCTTTCTGCGTCGGTTGCAGCATAATCTCAAAAAAAATTGAATAAGTCATTGAATATCCTTGGGAATTAGGATACTATCTAGCATATATCCACCTATGCAGGTTTCATCAATGGAGCTTACTATGAAGAATTTCGTTGGCATTAAACAGAAGATTATTCAGAGCGTTATGCTCATGATTGCCGTAATCTTTCTTATTATTTTTGCTGTGCTTCTCGGTCAGAATATCAACAGGAATCGTACACGGTTGGAAGAAAATCGCCAACAGATTATTGATGGAATTAAAGCACGTGGTAATATTCTGGTAAAAAACAATAGTACCGCCTTGCGAGGAATGATAGCAGACAATGCCTTTTCATCGATACGGGATCTTGTCAACGCCACTGTGGGGGATGAGGAAAACCCTGATATTGTTCGTGGTATTTGTATTAACCGCGATCGGATCCCCATGGCATATGCTGTTGCGGGAGAAGAGATTGACCCCGGTTTTGACCCCTTAGACGATCCTCTCACAGATTGGTTTATTGAGCAGGAAAGAGCCGTTGATACTACCTACATTGCATCAGAGGAGTTAGGTGGTATTGAGGTATATGAATTTTCATCTCCCGTTCATGATGAGTACACGGAGGAGGTTATTGGGTATATCCGATACACCATTTCAGCAGAGCCCCTGCGCGAAGAGCTCGCCCGTGCGGAGCGGGAAGCTCGACGAGAAATTCTTTTTATGGTGTTGCTTCTTGTGTGCCTCATGGTTGGTGCCATTGTCATGGCATACTTTGTGCTTACTCCCATAGCACAAAAGATCACCTCTCCCATTATAGACCTTTCAGAGTCAGCCAAGGTGATTTCTGATGGGAATTACAATTTTAAAATAGAGCGAACCAGTGATGATGAGGTGGGAATACTTTCAGAAACCTTTGATGAAATGCGTCAGACCATAAAGCAGTATACTGAGCATTTGCAGGATATCATTGATGATAAGATGCGCCAAGTAAAGGATATTCTCAATAATATTGATCAAGGATTAATGACTCTTGATTTCGATGGAAATATCGGAGAAGAGTACTCCCTTATTTCGAATAAAATCCTCAATGTCGAAGATGTATCCCAGCAAGATGTGTACTCCCTGCTTCGTCTTGATACGGCGGGTAAAAAACGATTTGATACGTGGCTTGCTTTAGTGAAAAAGATGCATACTAAGCAGCGCTGGAAAAAGATTGAGAAGCTTGCTCCGATTCATGAACTTCAGTTTCAGACGCTTTCGGATGATTCAAATGCCGATGACACTTTTGTGAATGTGGCGTATCAGAAGGTTTTTGATAAAGAGGGGAATCTCTCAAAACTCATGTTGCTAACCAAGGATATTACTGAGAGCAGAAAACGGGAAATGCAAATGGAAGCAGAGCGTTTGCAGCATGAAAATGAGATGAAGACCATTCTTGGTGTTGCCAATACACCGGAAGAGGAAATGATTGATTTCATGAAAGATACGAAAACGCGCCTTGATGCTATTATGGCAAAAATAGCAAGTCATTTAGAAGGGGTTGCTCGTGAACGTGAGCAGTACCCCGATCGGGATGCTCAATATGCAATTCCTCAGGAAGATGTGGATATTTTGTACCGAGATCTCCATACTCTTAAGGGGAATGGTGGTTCGTACGGATTTGAACTCTTCTCGACCTATGCTCATGAAGCGGAAGATCGTCTTGAGGAGTTACGTTCACCCGTATCTATTCGTCGAAGTGATACCCTTGAGAGTATGAAGCACCTTCTAGAAAAAATGCAGGCAGAGTACGGAGCTATTGATGAAAAGGTGAAGCTTATAAATGGTTCCAAGGAAATGGTGTACGTCAGTGTTCCCGCAGAGCGTGTGGAGTACATTCAGACCCTTACCCGTGATCTTATTGAGGAGTATGGTGAAGAGAAAATTCCTCACGAGCTTTTTGCAACGGCCGAGAAACTTTCTTGGAAGCCCTTTCTTACACAGGGAAGAAAGTATCAGAAGTCTGCCATGAAGGCAGCTCGTTCACTTAAGAAAGAGATCGAGTTTGTTTTTGTCGATGAGAACAAGTTGGTGCCTGGTGATATTTTTAAAGGTGTGGATGAGTCCATCATGCACATTGTGAGAAACGCCGTTGCCCATGGCATTGAGCCAAATGAGGTGCGCCAAGAGAAAAATAAGGGAATTGGTCAAGTGCTCTTTTCTGTTGATTTTGATGAGGAAAAGCGTATAATAAAGATTGCCGATGATGGGGCGGGTATTGATCGTGACGTTATTCTTAAAAAAGCCATAGAACGAGGACTTACAACGGAGCAGGATGCTTCAAACCTTTCTGATCAGGATGTGTATGCCTTTCTCTTTGATAGTGGTTTTTCCACGGCTGACTCGCTTTCAGACATTTCCGGTCGAGGAGTTGGACTTGATGTTGTAAAAGATAATATAGAACGAGCAAACGGTACCGTAGAGATAACTTCGCAGGTTACAGTGGGTACCACTTTTGAAATACGTTTACCGAGATAAGGGGTCTATATGGCAGATATGGCGGTTGTTTTAAAGGAAATACATGATGAGATTTGTTCTGCTGCTGTACATACAGTAGAGAGTTTGTTGAATGTAGATGTCTCCGTGGGTGAAGATTGGGAAGTTCGGGAGCGTCTTACGGGAAAATATGATCATATTATCACCTTGGGATGTTCCAATTCTGATTACCAAGGGGTTATCATGGTGGCCGTGGATGATGCCGGTGCTCGTGAATATGGCGAGAGCCATGAAGAGATTGTTGATATCTTTGGTGAGATTGCCAATACCTATTGTGGGATGTTAATGGATCAAAAAGGTGTAAAGGAGAAGATCGGTATTCTTTCGCAGGCAATACCAATGTATGCGGCGAAGCAGACCTTCTTTCCCCGTGCAGCTGCGGCGAGCGGGAGTGTTATTACGGAAGATGGTGTGGCTATACATATTGGATTTGCTATTCGTGGATTTATGACCCTCTTAAATATGTAACAACTGTTTCAGGAGTGTAGTATGACAAAGAAAGTTGTAGTAGTAGACGATTCCAAATTTCTTACTAAGCAAATTAAAAAATTTCTTGAGTCTGAGATGGGGTATGAGGTTGTTGCCGTGGGGTATGATGGGGAAGAGGCGGTGGCCTTATATCATGAACACTCTCCCGATTTGATAACCCTCGATATAACCATGCCTGGCAAGGATGGCCAGGACGCCATGGAGGAGATTATTAAAGAAGACCCAGATGCGAAGATCTTGATGATCTCTGCTGTTCGTGGCGATGCAATGCTTGAGTGCATGGCAAATGGCGCTGCGGGGTATGTGGAGAAGCCTTTAAAACTCAAGGATGCAGAATTTGTAGAGGACTTTAAATCCACATTGAATGAGATTTTTGAGTAAGCATAACACAAAAATACTGGAGATGGTATTGTGAAAAAAAGTATTACAGGAAAAGTATTATGTGTACTTGCCGTGCTTTTCGGAACCCTTCATTCTGAACAGCTGTACGTGTATTATCCCTCACCGATTCGATCGAGTGTGGTGGCGCAGTTGGTAGAAGATAAGGTAGATGGCGTTGATATTACGGTGTTTGGCGTCTACCGGGATTTCGTGATGCAGGTGCGGGCCGATGAGCCTGAGACTATTCTTGGCCCTGCAGAAACAGTGGCAGCTCTCTCCGGTGGAGAGTATCGGTCTGTTTTGGAAGCGTCTAAAAATGGAAGTACCGATGTTGAGTATGTTCTTCTCTCAATTGGTGAGGCGGTCAATCCAGAAGAATTAGACCCTTCTGCAACCATTGGTGTGGTGGATATTATGGATCGTAATGAGATGACCGCCTTTGTAGAGCGTTTTGTTGGTACATCAGTACGGGTGAATCACGTAACAAAGGTTGAAGATCTGTTACCCCTTCTCACATTCCGGATGGCGCAAGCGGTGTTGGTACCTGAGGCTCGGGTTGCCTATTTTAAGGGTGTTTCAAATCAAGATTTTAAAGTGACCCCCCTCGGCACAAAGGGGGAGATAGCACGTGTCGCCACGCGAGGGGCAGGTGAACAGAGCATTGTCGCTGCTAATATTATCAGTGAAAATTTACCGGATTATATTCTAGGGGGTGTAGAATGGAAGTAGTAACAAAAATATCGTTGATAATCTTGTTCTTCACGCTGAGTTTACCCCCGCTCATGGCTGAAGAGATGGATACCAGTGCTCCGTCAGTTCTTGTTATTCGGAGTGAAGGGGTTGATTTTGAAGAAGTTGTTCGCGGTATTCGGTACGAACTTGAAGGAACCTTTTCCATTGTTGATAAGGTCGTAGAGGAAGATGATGGTGTGTCGGTGATTGCAGCACTTAAGGAAGAACACTCTCCCGAAGTTGTTGTTTTAATGAATAATGTGCAGATTAATATGTACCGGGAATATCAGCAGGGCCTCGATACAGAGCACTATACCCCGACGGTGAGTGTCATGGCCGCCTCAGTTGGACCGTATATTCAAGATATCGAAAACAGCGTGGCTATCGAGTATGAGATACCGGTTGTCACCAGTGCCGTGGCAGTTCGGAATGTGTTTAATCTGGACGTACAACGTATTGGTATCGTGCATCGTGAGTATCTATCTGGGTTTGTTGAAGAAAACCGTATCTTTTGTCAAAGTGAAGGTATTGATCTTGTAACAAGGTCCGTGTCGGATGCAAATGAGGTTGGACAGGCCCTGTCTGAACTGGAAGACGAAGATATTGATGCCTTATGGATTCCCAATGATAATGCCCTCCTTACACAGGAGCTCATAGTTGGAACATGGATTCCCTTTGTAAATGAAAATCGTCTTGCCACCATTGTTGGAGTTGAAGCCTTGGTAAATCCTGACTTTAGTTTTGGTAATTTTGCAGTTGTTCCCGATAATGCGGCACTTGGCAGTCAAGCTTCTAATCTCATATTTGATCTTATGTATGGCGATTGGACTGTGTTTGAGAGCGGAGCAACACAACCACCGCTTTCAGTGAAAACGGTGGTAAATGGTCGGGCAGGAAGAGACTTTTTTGGCATTGACCAAGATGACTTGGTTTCTGTGGATCGGGTTTTGGAATAAAAATGAAAAAATCTGCTTATTTAGCTCCACCTTAATTATTTTCTAGTTAGAACCTGTTAAAAGGAATGAATATGGCTCACCTACGTACCGCTGATCTTCTTGTTAATCTACTGGTACTCGTCACTGGAGAAGAGTGATAGGGGCGGGCTATTCTCTACTATAATGTGTAACCCGTCTCATCTGAGACGGGTTTTTTTTTGATGCTTGTGCTCTTTTGAGGAGGCGATATGGGAAATAAAAAACGGTATACAGGAGCGGAGATTTTAATTGATGCGCTTCAAAAAGAGGGTGTTGATACAATATTTGGCTATCCCGGAGGAGTCCTTATTCCTCTCTACGATGCATTATATGATTGCAAAACCATGGATGTTGTCTTAACCCGTCATGAACAGGGTGCCGCTCACGCTGCTGATGGATATGCACGCGTTACGGGAAAAGCAGGGGTCTGCATGGGCACTTCCGGACCGGGGGCCACAAATTTGGTAACAGGTATAGCCACGGCATTTCTTGACTCCATACCTATGGTTGCTATTAGCGGTCAGGTGGCAACACCGCTTTTGGGTACTGATGCCTTTCAAGAGGCTGATCTCGTTGGTGTTACCCGTCCTATTACAAAACACAATTTTCTTGTGAAAGATATTAAGGAGCTTCCCGAGGTTATTAAAAAAGCATTTTATATTGCAAACAGTGGTCGTCCCGGTCCGGTTCTTATCGATTTGCCGAAAGATGTAACCACTGCTACCATGACAGGGTATTCCTATCCTGAGACCATAGAAATGCGGAGTTATCGTCCAAACCTCGATGGGCACCCCGGGCAAATTAAACGAGCGGCAACGGCCATAAAACGGGCTAAAAAACCCCTTGTATATGCCGGGGGAGGAGTTATTATATCCGGTGCTCAAAAAGAACTTATTCATCTTGCAGAAACTATTGATGCTCCCGTAACAACCACTCTAATGGGGCTTGGCGGGTTTCCCGGAGATCACAATCTCTTTGTCGGGATGCCTGGGATGCATGGGAGTAAGGCGGCAAATTACGCCTTGCAAAACAGTGACTTGATTATTTCCGTGGGGGCACGTTTTGATGATCGAGTAACGGGAGATGTGTCAAAATTTGCACCCCATGCAAAGATTATACATATTGATATTGATCCCGCGTCTATTTCAAAAATTATTACCGTAGACATTCCTGTTGTTGGGGATGCGCAACGCATACTTGCTGAGCTTAATAAGGTTGTACAGCCGGCAAAACACGAGGAGTGGCGGGCCTATTTGCATGGCTTTAAAGAGTCCTATCTCTATGGGTATAAAAATAAGAGTGATGTTTTAATGCCGCAATATGTGATTGAGGAAATGCACCGTATTACCGGTGGTGATGCCTTTGTTACTACCGATGTTGGACAGCATCAGATGTGGGCTGCACAATACTACCACTTTGCCAATCCACGTAGATGGATAACCTCTGGCGGTCTTGGTACCATGGGGTTTGGTTTGCCTTCTGCCATGGGCGCTTCCTTTGCCTTAGATCGAGGGCCTGTATGGAGTATTTCCGGTGATGGGGGCTTTCAGATGAATTTGCAGGAATTGGCCACCATCAAGATAAATAAGCTTCCTGTGAAAATTATTATCCTTAATAATAAGTACCTTGGCATGGTACGTCAGTGGCAGGATATTTTCTTTAACAAACGGTATAGTTCCGTATGTCTTACGGCAGATTGCAGTTGTGATGGCTGTGGTACAGAACAGGAGTGTGACACTCGCGGTTCATATATGCCTGATTTTATTCGACTTTCGGAAAGCTATGATATTCCCGCACGGCGTGTTACGGATCCGGGATCGATTACAGAAGCCTTGGAGTGGGCCCGAGACACGGAAGGTCCGGTGCTGCTTGAATGTATGGTGTCACCTGAAGCAAATGTGTTTCCCATGGTTGCTCCCGGGGCAGCCCTTGACGAAATAATCGAAGATGAGGAGTTACAAGATGAATAAACGACATACAATTTCAGTGCTTGTAGAAAATAATAGTGGTGCCCTTAGTCGTATTTCCGGCCTTTTTTCGGCACGGGGGTATAATATTGCCAGCTTATCAGTTTCTGCCACAGAGGATCACGGTGTGTCGCGGATGACCATCGTTGCCTTGGGAGATGATGCAATTATTGAGCAGATTACCAAGCAATTAAATCGTCTTATCGATGTGATTAAGGTCCTTGATTTCAAGGATAAGGAGAGTGTAGACCGTGAGTTAATGGTTGCAACTATTCAGGCAACGCACAAAATCCGCCATGAAATAGTAAGCCTTTTGGATATTTATAATGGAAAAATACTCTCTGTTTCTAATCGTTCCTTAGTGATTGAGGTGAGTGAACGGTCGGATGTCTTGGATGATTTTATCGCTATTATAAGCCCCTATGGTATTCGAGAGATTGCCCGGAGTGGCCCTGTGGCGTTAGCAAAACCAAAAATGAATGAGTAACCCCTGCGAGGAGGTGTGATGTCAGAGAGAGTTATTATTTTCGATACAACCTTGCGGGATGGTGAACAGGCACTTTCTGCGTCTCTGTCTTTAGAGCATAAACTCCGCATTGCGCGACAGTTAGAGCGTCTTGGAGTTGATGTAATTGAAGCAGGGTTTCCCGTGTCATCCCCGGAGGATTTCCGCTCCGTGAAGGCGATTGCTGATACCGTTACCGATAGCACGGTGTGTGGTCTTTCCCGAGCGGTGAAGGCAGATATAGAAGCGTGTGGTGCGGCATTGAAAAATGCGGAACGCAGTCGTATACACACCTTTGTGGGAACTTCCCCCATTCATATTCATAAAAAATTGCGGAAGACAGAATCTGCTGTTATTGACCTTGCTCGCGAGCATGTCCGTTTTGCACGGAATCTCTGCGATGAAGTAGAGTTTTCCGCAGAGGATGCCTGTCGTACAGAACCTGATTTTCTCTGTCGTATCGTGGAGGAAGCCATTTTAGCAGGGGCAACAACCATAAACATCCCCGATACGGTGGGGTATGTGGTACCTGAGCTGTATGCGCAAATGGTGGATGATTTGATGAATCGTGTTCCCAATATCGACCAAGCAGTACTCTCCGTACACTGTCACAATGATCTTGGTATGGCTACGGCCAACTCAATCACGGCGGTCAAGCATGGTGCTCGGCAGATTGAGTGTGCCATGAACGGTATTGGAGAGCGTGCGGGAAATTGTGCCCTTGAAGAGGTCGTAATGACCTTGGCAACTCGGCAAGACTACCTGCCCTATGAGTGCGGTGTGGTTACTGAAGAAATTATGCGTACCAGTAAGCTGGTTCGTGATCTGTGTAGCATGCCCGTGCAGCCAAATAAGGCGGTTGTTGGTTCAAGCGCCTTTTCGCACAGCTCAGGCATTCATCAGGATGGCATCTTAAAGGCGCAAAACACCTACGAAATTATGACGCCTCAGTCGGTTGGCTTAAAAGAAAATGTGATGAATCTTACAAGCCGATCGGGAAAACATATGGTAAAAAATCGTCTGATTGAGCTGGGATATCGAGAAGATGAATTTGATATTGCAGAATTTTACACTCGCTTCATTGACCTTGCCGATAAAAAAGGGACGGTTTATAATGACGACCTTATTGTCCTCATGGAACTTGATGGAGAAAATGTCGCTGATGTTTGGCACCTCGACTATTACAATATTTCCAGCGGACAGGTGCCCACCGCAACCATTGTGTTAACTGATGATGCGGGGCATAAGCATCAGGAGGCTGCTGTTGGTGATGGTGCTGTAGATGCTGCTACAAAGGCAATTAATCGAATCGTGCGTTACGATATTGCCGTTATGGATTTTCATCTTGAGGCTGTTACCAAGGGGAGTGAGGCGATTGGAAAGGTTCGTATTGACGGTACCTATGATGAACAGGCCTATGTAGGAAATGGCACTTCAACCGATATTGTTGAGGCGTCACTTCGTGCATACCTTGATTTGGTAAACAAGGTTGCACGCATCATAAAGGTTGGAAGAGGCAATTCTCCTGCTGGCTATTCAGGGCAAGAGTGATACTATTTCCTTGGGGTGCTGCACGTAGTGCTGCGCCTCATAGCCTTCCAGTTCCTTACGGGTGCGAAATCCCCATAAAGCAGCTACTCCAAAATATCCTCCGGCAGATGCTGTTTGAAGGTCAACTTCTGAATCGCCAATGAAGAACGTCTCTTCTGGTGGTATTTTAAGCTGTTTCGATATGGCAAGTGCCCCTGCAGGCGATGGTTTTCGCGGGTAGTTGTCCCGTTGTCCACAGATAGAAACAAATGTGTCAGGGAAGAACTTTCTGACAATTTCGAGGGCTTTTGGTTGGGGCTTATTTGTTACTACGGCCAAGGGGATATCACGTTCCTTCAAGGCTCTTAGGAGTGGGTAAATTCCCTCGTATACATGTGTCTGAGGGGGTGATACGTTTGCATAGTTACGAAGGTAGATGCTTGTGTAGTGAGCAACGTGCTCCGGTATAGCTCCAACTTCTTGTGGAAGCGCGCGTTGCACGAGGGCGGAAACGCCATCGCCAATAAAGCGTCGAATGGCTTCGCAAGAGTGGGTCGGAAAGCCCTCTTTCTCCAAAGTTTCATTTAAAGAACGACAGAGATCTCCCAAGGTATTTAGTAAGGTTCCGTCCAAGTCAAAAAATACAGCCTTTATTGTCATACTGCCTCCATGGTGGAATCACCTTAAAATACATGTTGGCTCATGGTGAATGGGTTTGGGGTGTTGTATTTACACGCTGTTTCTGTACAAAGAAACACAAGGGGTTAGGAAAAATCAAAAAGTTTTGAGGAGAGAAAACATATGCTATATTATCGGACATAACACCTTGTACAAGAAGGAGTGAGTATGGCCGAAAAAGAGTTGTCCGTCTTGGAGATTGCCCAAGGGCAGGTGAAGAAAGCCTGCGACAAACTACAAACAAATCAAGCAGTATATGAGATTTTAAAAAACCCGATGCGGGTTCTGGAAGTATCATTCCATGTTAAAATGGATGATGGTTCAACACGGTGTTTCACCGGGTATCGTTCACAGCATAATAATGCGTGTGGTCCCTATAAAGGGGGGATTCGTT
Above is a genomic segment from Chitinivibrio alkaliphilus ACht1 containing:
- the panC gene encoding pantoate--beta-alanine ligase; amino-acid sequence: MKVVQCVEELSNYIHKKRSQDARISFVPTMGALHEGHLTLLHAARREGDILVASIFVNPTQFTEAADYETYPTPHEDDIACAENCGVDLLFMPSAQEMYPRDFSSHIACGPITSRLEGACRPGHFDGVTTVVAKLFNLVMPNHAFFGQKDAQQVLVIRKMVRDFNMPVIIRTVPTVRESDGLARSSRNIHLTSKERSEAILLYRALSVVHELFQGGEDRVAMLKNAMEKTLSNARTLRVEYIAFSDEECASYTATVPRGKGALCSLAVRMSESGTRLIDNIVLGAFRV
- a CDS encoding tetratricopeptide repeat protein — protein: MLCFLLGTAYAMERDFSISLDMGQSNPLEAALQEGAEAAYEVNYHGLTLLDKRDLDSAKVYFDSARAMLPFYADAENNYALVQYRKGEIETPRRIWQSIIYHDSTYARAHYNLGLLAFEQEEYHRAHDFLRRAVRHQDDLAHAHALLGQVRQKLGHPQAVQSFERAVQIDPSDSSFAEQYVFSLLAQEDTSSAKDVLRRDERAWARALRGKLLVKQGRGATGRMLLEPLWNEGDTTIVPYLVEAYIQDEAFEEVVALYQEKAHLFTSDLLPSLFYAKYSLGDFDGAVQLKHLDGIQSKDDALLRINTAQIYYERGQTGRAVEVLSGVPSAYHGGFYWRVHGAVMFQRGKFEQAERSFLRALETSDEPPADIYTYLGLLYVQTGLKDRALIQFEKALALNPDDIDAAFESAILREEGFSRVRELLEERLSTGQAHRADSLRLAYLLHRDGPSARARALTAGYEATTPQEFYLFHQLCQDYASQDALQYCLERHNPFSYLSAQQMRDFLRRLNQAGEYAVATSFGERERSLQHRGDWEIYYILGYSWFRRGGYGTARAYLRRAHEKNPEDLYTAFLLSALMEKHSDNEAAEFVWQSFIPTDKHVEEMATVQQYLLRYNREDTLSTQARQTLRDLSHDAVVDVGRLYLDFGDTARVYDMAFLSIHTGAPVEELLSTAFFAARAQNDTAVVHRLMDATSPGLLAYERGVYYLSQGAYEQARMAVQDLPDTSAGKARVKMQSYLLHGARGTAAQYLDSLRAQGVESLPVEELEALLSEAFIIESDTTVITPEDSTLLYQHIQSMEKQGECTRVIHLVRAYLSFFEEKDLLSVLRRAGACARADSQWKDAHTFYMRAFRESDAAKDAYYASRACYFLQDHACVKHYYDAALMRDSTLHDSTLESATHIAEGAESLPVDTLLGRLHDFPLDTLYNRAVSFHRRGNISEAVTVYEAITQRDSSFVRAWNNLGVIAADRGEVSKALTFYTKALTKGRGRSEAYKNIVELYLSLNDHDQARMWLKEGLKAYPSDFFLRRLQHNLKKN
- a CDS encoding ATP-binding protein, which encodes MKNFVGIKQKIIQSVMLMIAVIFLIIFAVLLGQNINRNRTRLEENRQQIIDGIKARGNILVKNNSTALRGMIADNAFSSIRDLVNATVGDEENPDIVRGICINRDRIPMAYAVAGEEIDPGFDPLDDPLTDWFIEQERAVDTTYIASEELGGIEVYEFSSPVHDEYTEEVIGYIRYTISAEPLREELARAEREARREILFMVLLLVCLMVGAIVMAYFVLTPIAQKITSPIIDLSESAKVISDGNYNFKIERTSDDEVGILSETFDEMRQTIKQYTEHLQDIIDDKMRQVKDILNNIDQGLMTLDFDGNIGEEYSLISNKILNVEDVSQQDVYSLLRLDTAGKKRFDTWLALVKKMHTKQRWKKIEKLAPIHELQFQTLSDDSNADDTFVNVAYQKVFDKEGNLSKLMLLTKDITESRKREMQMEAERLQHENEMKTILGVANTPEEEMIDFMKDTKTRLDAIMAKIASHLEGVAREREQYPDRDAQYAIPQEDVDILYRDLHTLKGNGGSYGFELFSTYAHEAEDRLEELRSPVSIRRSDTLESMKHLLEKMQAEYGAIDEKVKLINGSKEMVYVSVPAERVEYIQTLTRDLIEEYGEEKIPHELFATAEKLSWKPFLTQGRKYQKSAMKAARSLKKEIEFVFVDENKLVPGDIFKGVDESIMHIVRNAVAHGIEPNEVRQEKNKGIGQVLFSVDFDEEKRIIKIADDGAGIDRDVILKKAIERGLTTEQDASNLSDQDVYAFLFDSGFSTADSLSDISGRGVGLDVVKDNIERANGTVEITSQVTVGTTFEIRLPR